The DNA region GTGCATAGATTtgggaattaaaataaacattttatagagttcgaatttaatttcttcCTTGCTCTCATAAATTTGCATGGCatctttaagatttaaatcaCTTTCACCAATTTTGTTCAGgatcaaattcaaatatccaTAATAATATGAGTATGCCATTCCAGCACCATAATCAATACCATGATTATTTGATATCCACAAAGAAAAATGGATAATTGAAGTGTCCTAAaagtgtttaataaaaaagacacattcaatttttattatataatagacATACCACTTCTAAAAGTTTGTTGATCAGATATAGACTTAACAAGTACCAtggaaaatgtaaaagaaaatttgtttctacaaaatcatagaaatctgtcctattgttattgttaccCCATACATATGAAGTGAAACATAcagaaaatatcaatataattacaGCTACTTTAggcatatatataaaattatgaataagagTCCAATATCTGCCATTATATCTTGAAATAAGATGATTCTTCTCTTCTATGAGAAGCAATACTCTATGAAAATaatccaaaataaatattgtaatgagTCCTAAGttgtataaaactataaaaaagtaatttgttgatttttttataaatttaacaagtaTAACTTACACACACTCATGTACAAATTGTCACTTTTAAACACTGGAACTGAATAAACTTGTTACAATttgctattaaaaattaatccatACTTACTGAGTGAACAAAGTACACcagtcaaaaatattataaatttgctaGTAGAAGTTCTAATTCTAGGTAAGGATGGTGGATAGTAATATTGATTCttttcgttagattttttataaacataaaactaaaaaacgattcaaatattttgcctatacttattattaaattacttacagATCGAAAGTCCGTCATTTTTAAtggattgtttatttttacaattaaaacaaaacaataagcTTATTTACAGATACTTAAGCATAACTACTAATggaaaattaagaaaacatagaatttttaatgaataaactaatagagataagaaataatatcTGAAAAAACACCCATAGAAAACGTAATAAGTTATAAAAGAGAACATTCCTGCGCTCAAGGATAAATATAAGATTGCCAAATGTAACAACACACGATGTtgccatttaatttaattacagatacctttttatgattttactcTAAAAGAACGAAAAAtcttataatattcaaattttattatagattaGGTTCCGTACATtctgtac from Aethina tumida isolate Nest 87 chromosome 1, icAetTumi1.1, whole genome shotgun sequence includes:
- the LOC109609279 gene encoding stimulator of interferon genes protein homolog; the encoded protein is MTDFRSFYVYKKSNEKNQYYYPPSLPRIRTSTSKFIIFLTGVLCSLIPVFKSDNLYMSVFLYNLGLITIFILDYFHRVLLLIEEKNHLISRYNGRYWTLIHNFIYMPKVAVIILIFSVCFTSYVWGNNNNRTDFYDFVETNFLLHFPWYLLSLYLINKLLEVDTSIIHFSLWISNNHGIDYGAGMAYSYYYGYLNLILNKIGESDLNLKDAMQIYESKEEIKFELYKMFILIPKSMHCLVSLDESVDIECAKSLLEKTITRAGVRDRVYKNPVYKIKSDDGWKYLVAEYASPLKTFKEVVEHSRHERHSYIYRCLQSDIVQQFYITLNQILSDNRASELCDLIYYEDIDMDGKTLDISKILMTRIKQLQGSKKFK